Within the Sphingobium herbicidovorans genome, the region AGAATGCCGCCTTCATTGCGCAGCAGGACAATGCCTTGTTCCGCTGCGCGTTGCGCCACTTCAGCATGAGCATCATAGTCGATCGTCTGGCCCGGCTGGAGCGGATGATCGGCTACGCCATGCGCATAAATAGCATAGAGGACCCGCCCCGCAGCCTTATCAACGGCCGATTGCGGAATCTTGCCATCCTCAACAGCCTTGACCAGAAGGTCGGAAAAATAAGGCTTGCCATCAAGCTGCTCGCCGGATTGCTGGTCGAGACCGGCCAGGATCGCTTCCGTCGAATGGACCGCCCCCCAGTCGGACATGACGAAACCCTTGAAGCCCCAATCCCGGCGCAGCACATCGTTCAGCAGAAATGGATGCTCGCAGCTGTAAAGGCCCCCGACGCGATTATAAGCGCACATCACCGAACCGGGATTGCCCTTTTCAATGCCGATCTGGAAGGCGAGCAGATCGCTTTCCCGCATTGATGCTTCGTCCATTTCGACCGAAGCAACGTTCCGGCCCGTTTCTTGGTCATTCAGCGCGAAATGCTTGATCGTCCCGATGATGGAGTTCGATTGCACGCCGTCAATCTGACCACCGACCAGTTCGCCAGCAAGCACGGGGTCTTCGCCAAGATATTCGAAATTACGGCCCGCCCGAGGATCCCGGATAAGGTTGACGCCGCCCACCAGCATGACGTTGAAGCCCTTGGCCCTGGCTTCCGATCCGATCATTGCCCCACCGGCACGCGCGAGTTCCGGGTCCCAGCTTGACGCCAGCGACAACCCGGACGGCAAAGCGGTCGCAACATCGCCCTTGCGCATTTCCATCAAGTTCGAGACGCCCAGGCTGGCGTCGCTTTCCACCAGCATGGGCACGCCAAGGCGTTCGACCCCACGAATGAACCCCGCGCCTATAGCAACGTCCTTGGGCCGCTTGGAAGCCGCAAGGAGCATGGGCATCGGACCGTGGAGAAGGCCGATCTTTTCCTCTTGAGTCATTTTCGCAAGCGTTTCGGCCGCGCGCCGTTCGGCCGTCCGCGCATCAGTTTTCGCTTGTCCGGCCAAGGGAGTCAGCATCGTGCACATCGCCGCAAGGCACAAAAGCGATGATGATTTTTTCATGATACTGAGACCCTCTCCAACCGTGGACATATTCGAATTTTTGCCGAGGTTTTTATATACGGGACCATATGCGGCGTCAATATTCGACCGATATCGTTCGATTGATTTCGGAACGACCATTGCGTCCTGTGCAGGCTTAAGCCAGAGGTAGCATTATGTCTGCAACAAAGACCGAAAATGCCTTCACGCCCAAGCGCGGCCGGCCTAATGCGAAGCAGGTCGCAGCGATTGATCAGGCGATCCTATCGACTGCAACCCGCATGTTCCTGGAGTCGGGCTATGATGCCGTGGCGATGGAAAACATCGCCACGGCGACCGGCGTGTCAAAGGGAACCCTTTATGCACGCTATCCTTCAAAAGAAGCGTTGTTCATGAAGGTCATAAAGGCGCGGGTTGATGGCTGGGCCATCATATCCTCGCATGAAGACCATCTGCTGACCGACGATATCGGCGAGCGGCTGCGCCATCACGCGCGCACCATCGCCCGGTCGTTGTTGCAGACGGAAGTCCGCGCCTTCGGCAGGCTGACACTTGCTCATCGCGAACGCTTTCCGGAACTTGCCAAGGCTTTGTACGAGTCGGGCTATCTGTATATCGTCCAGCTGATAAAGCGCGATATGGAGGAAGCCGGAACACGGGACGGCATGCCCCCTCGCGATGCGGATGGCGCGGCCCGAATGCTGGTATCGGCGCTTGCAGGATGGGAAATGCAGGAAAGCGGCGCGGGCCCAATCTCGGAAAGCGAAATGCTCAAAGCCGCCGACAGGGCAGTGGATCTTTTTATGGCGGCCCGGTCCAGTTGGTGACTTGATTTTAGAACGACATCGTGCGATATAGCACGGGCTATAACGGAGGATTTCTGGAATGCGCTTTTTGATTTTTGCAACAGCAGCTCTGGCCATTGCGACGCCCGCACTTGCGCAGGACGCCGCGAACCCGTCATCTGCCGCCGCGACAGCCAAGTTCAGCACCGCGGAAACCGATCTGGGCACCTTGCTCGACAATCCCGCCGCCAAGGCAGTGGTTGAAAAGCATATCCCTGGCCTGACCACCAATGATCAGATCGAAATGGCACGTGGCATGACGCTGAAGGCGATCCAGCAATATGCTGGTGACGAAGTTACCGATGCTCGCCTGGCTGCGATCGACGCGGATCTGGCGAAGCTGCCCTAAAGCTCAAAGCATTGGATCTTAAAGGAAAGGGCGCGAAAGCGCCCTTTCCTATTTGTGCAGAATTTAGATTTCGGGATTGCATACCGACAACCCCCTCGGACAGCCCGGCTCTTGAATAGCCTGGTTTGTCTTACCCGTCCGCGTTTTTGACAAGCCCTGGAGGCCAGCGGAGTCGCCAATCACCCTTTCGGTTCCATCCCGCCATCGCCTCTGCCAGCGCGCTAACAGCGCATATCGTCACATCGTGGCTCGACTGCTCCGGAAACAAGAAAGGCCGACATGAAGCCGGCCCGTCAATGTTACACTAGCCAGGCGGCGTTTGGCCCACGCGTTCGACTCAAGATGCCGGGAACGGATCATCATCGCCCGGTTCGCGCGGCGTCACAAAGCGCGCTGCTCTGGGAGAAATCCAGCGTTCAATGCCTTCCACGATCTCGTAGATCACCGGCACGAAGATCAGCGACAAAGCTGTGGACGTAATCAGTCCGCCGATAACGGCGAGCGCCATCGGCTGACGGAACTCCGAACCCTCACCAATTCCCAGCGCGGTGGGAAGCATGCCCGCGGCCATTGCGACCGTCGTCATGACAATCGGCCTTGCGCGTTCGCGGCACGCATTGCGCAAGGCTTCGGTCATCGGCACACCCGCCCGCTCCTCCTCAATCGCAAATTCCACGAGCAGGATCGAATTTTTGGCACATAGCCCCAGCAACATCAGCAGGCCGATCATGGCAGGCAGGTCCAGCGTCTTGCCGAACAGAACCAGTGCAGCAAAAGCGCCAAGCAGTGACAAGGGAAGCGCAGCCAGAATCACCACTGGCTTGAAGAAACCCTTGAACAACAGGACGAGCACCGAAAATGTAAGGCCGATGCCTGCTGCGATGGCCATCATGAAGCCGCCGAACAGTTCTGCGATCGCTTCGGAATCGCCCTCTTTCGCCTGTTGCACGCCATCGGGAAGATTGCGCATCACCGGAAGCGCGGCGACTTCCTCCAGCGCCTGTCCCAATGTCCGCCCCGCGATGAGATCGGCTTCCACCGAGACGCGCCTTTCCCGATCATAACGGACGATCTTGCCGGGACCTGCCTTGAACTGAATATCGGCGACAGCCGCCAACGGCGTCGTCTTTCCGTCGATGGTCGGAACCCGCAGACTGGCGATAGATTCCAGATCCTGCCGCGATTGTTCGGGTAAGCGGACGCGTATCGGCACACGCTCGTCGCCGTCCGAATATTTCGCGACACTGGCATCGATATCGCCAATGGTTGCAACTCGCAGGACCTGCGCCAGCGTACGGCTATCCACGTTTAGGCGAGCAGCTTCTTCAGGACGCGGCGTCACGATCAGTTCGGGGCCAGCAGGCGGCGGGGCCGGTCGTGGATCGGAGATCGATGGCACACGGCGCATCTGGCGCAGCAACTCGATCTGCGTACGCTCCAGCGCCTGCCCATCTTCCCCAGCCAGCACAATGTTCACCGATGCCGAACCGAATGAGCCTTGGTTGGACAGCCGGATATCTGGCACGTCGCGTAATTTGGGCCTTATGATCTGGCGAAACTCATCTGTAGTGACGTCCCTGTGCTTCTTCAGCACGACCGTCAATGTCCCCGATCTAAGGTCGTCACCGTCGCTAAATCCCCCGGACGTTGATCCGACCTGCGCAAAGACGCGCTCCACAGCAGGTTCGGACAGCAGCAGCCGGGTGGCCCCGTTCACAGCGCGATCCATGTCGTCGCGCGTCGCACCGGGCGGGCCCTGAACAGCGATGTAAAGATAGCCGGGATTGCCGATGGGCTGGAAACCGATAGGTGTCGTACTTGCGAGCAGCAAGGACAAGAGGAATATCCCTGCGCCGATCGCCATCGTCATCCATCGATGCGCGAGGGCCCAATTCAGGATTCGGCCATATACCGGATTAACCGGCCGCTTTTCCCGATGCGTCCTGTCCTTCAGCGGCACCAGGAAATAAGCCGCCATCAGCGGCGTAAGAAGACGCGCGACGACCAGAGAAAAAAGAACTGCCACGGCGACGGTAAGACCGAATTCGCGGAAAAACTGCCCCGCTTGTCCGGGAATCAGGGATACGGGCGCGAACACAGCAATAATCGTCGCAGTCGTAGCCATGACGGCCAGCCCGATGGAATCAGCGCCGATCAGTGCGGCGCGGTAGGGACTTTCGCCCGCCTCGATCCGCTTTTCGATATTCTCGACTTCCACGATTGCGTCGTCGACCAGAATGCCGATCACCAATGTCAACGCCAGCAGCGTGATGCTGTTGAGGCTGAAGCCCATTGCCGTCATCGCCACAAATGTCGGGATCAGTGACAGCGGCATGGCAACGGCGGCGATGAATGTCGCACGCCAGTTGCGCAGGAAGAGATAGACGACGAGAACGGCGAGGAAAATTCCCTCGATCAGCACATGCTGGGTCGAAGCGAAGCTGCGCCGCGTGGAATCCACGGTGGAAACCAGCTTGGTGAAGGTTACGCCGCGATGATCCGCCTGTAGCTGCGCGATAGCCGCGAGGGCGCGATCCTCGACGCTGATGTCGCTCGCATCGCGCGTCTTGCTGATCTGGATGGCCGTGACCGGCCTTCCGTCCAACCGCGCGAAGCTCCGCTTCTCCGCCGCCCCGTCGCCAATCTCGGCAATGTCGGACAAACGCACGTAGCGGCCCTGCACCGGGATCGAAAGGGCGCGTAACCGGTCTATCGTTGCGGATGATCCCAATACGCGGATCGTCTGTTCGACCGCGCCTACATCCGCGCGGCCGCCTGGATCATCGCTGCCGAACGCGGCGAGCGCGTTGTTCACCTGGGGCGCGGTGACGCCGAGCGCCGCCATACGTTGCGGGTCGAGCACGACATTGATTTCCCGCTCTGCGCCGCCGATCCGTCGAACCTGCGCCACGCCCTGTTGGGCCTGCAAGGCGCGCGTTACGACCTTGTCGATAAAGCGGGACAATTCCGTGTCACCCATGGCGGGAGCGGTAACCGCATAGGTCAGGATGGGCGCACTATCGATGTCCAGTCGTTGCACCAGCGGCGGATCAATGCCTGGCGGCAATTCCACGCGAACGCGTTCCACTGCCGTCCGGACATCGTCAGTCGCCTTCTGCATGTCGCTATGAAGTTCGAACTCTACCGTGGTCGTGGACGATCCGAGCACCGCAGTCGAACTGATATGCTTGACGCCCGCAACCCCGCTCAGGGGGCTCTGTTGCAAACTCTGACACGGTTTCCAAGATTGGGCTCATGTACTGTCAAGGTCAGTTGCGATGAACGATTTCAAAGGACGGCATTTTACCGGCGAGGTCATCCTATGGGCGGTGCGCTGGTATTGTCGATACGGCATCAGCTACCGTGATCTCGAGGAAATGCTGTCCGAGCGTGGGATCGATGTCGATCATACGACGATCTATCGCTGGGTGCAGCGCTACGCGCCGGAGATGGAGAAGCGTCTCCGCTGGTTCTGGCGGCGCGGCTTTGATCCGAGCTGGCGTCTGGATGAGACCTACGTAAAGGTGCGGGGCAAATGGACCTACCTGTACCGGGCGGTCGACAAACGGGGCGACACGATTGATTTCTATCTGTCATCGACACGCAGCGCCAAAGCGGCGAAGCGCTTTCTGGGCAAAGCTCTTCGTGGCCTGAAGGACTGGGAAAAGCCGGCCAAACTCAATACCGACAAGGCACCCAGCTACGGCGCAGCAATCGCTGAGCTGAAACGCGAAGGCAAACTGGCGGCGGAAACCGAGCACC harbors:
- a CDS encoding TetR/AcrR family transcriptional regulator — translated: MSATKTENAFTPKRGRPNAKQVAAIDQAILSTATRMFLESGYDAVAMENIATATGVSKGTLYARYPSKEALFMKVIKARVDGWAIISSHEDHLLTDDIGERLRHHARTIARSLLQTEVRAFGRLTLAHRERFPELAKALYESGYLYIVQLIKRDMEEAGTRDGMPPRDADGAARMLVSALAGWEMQESGAGPISESEMLKAADRAVDLFMAARSSW
- a CDS encoding efflux RND transporter permease subunit, whose amino-acid sequence is MQQSPLSGVAGVKHISSTAVLGSSTTTVEFELHSDMQKATDDVRTAVERVRVELPPGIDPPLVQRLDIDSAPILTYAVTAPAMGDTELSRFIDKVVTRALQAQQGVAQVRRIGGAEREINVVLDPQRMAALGVTAPQVNNALAAFGSDDPGGRADVGAVEQTIRVLGSSATIDRLRALSIPVQGRYVRLSDIAEIGDGAAEKRSFARLDGRPVTAIQISKTRDASDISVEDRALAAIAQLQADHRGVTFTKLVSTVDSTRRSFASTQHVLIEGIFLAVLVVYLFLRNWRATFIAAVAMPLSLIPTFVAMTAMGFSLNSITLLALTLVIGILVDDAIVEVENIEKRIEAGESPYRAALIGADSIGLAVMATTATIIAVFAPVSLIPGQAGQFFREFGLTVAVAVLFSLVVARLLTPLMAAYFLVPLKDRTHREKRPVNPVYGRILNWALAHRWMTMAIGAGIFLLSLLLASTTPIGFQPIGNPGYLYIAVQGPPGATRDDMDRAVNGATRLLLSEPAVERVFAQVGSTSGGFSDGDDLRSGTLTVVLKKHRDVTTDEFRQIIRPKLRDVPDIRLSNQGSFGSASVNIVLAGEDGQALERTQIELLRQMRRVPSISDPRPAPPPAGPELIVTPRPEEAARLNVDSRTLAQVLRVATIGDIDASVAKYSDGDERVPIRVRLPEQSRQDLESIASLRVPTIDGKTTPLAAVADIQFKAGPGKIVRYDRERRVSVEADLIAGRTLGQALEEVAALPVMRNLPDGVQQAKEGDSEAIAELFGGFMMAIAAGIGLTFSVLVLLFKGFFKPVVILAALPLSLLGAFAALVLFGKTLDLPAMIGLLMLLGLCAKNSILLVEFAIEEERAGVPMTEALRNACRERARPIVMTTVAMAAGMLPTALGIGEGSEFRQPMALAVIGGLITSTALSLIFVPVIYEIVEGIERWISPRAARFVTPREPGDDDPFPAS